One Misgurnus anguillicaudatus chromosome 22, ASM2758022v2, whole genome shotgun sequence DNA segment encodes these proteins:
- the LOC129440136 gene encoding corticosteroid-binding globulin, with protein MKRSIIYFWICSLVIFHPIVHGQDEDPSQKSNNLPLLLSMNNDFGFRLYKGLTAIPKYQSKNIFFSPISVSMALSALSLGAGGETKQQLHQGIGHNSSVLGTEEMHKTYQSLLEEINQKTGVDIDVGTAVYLSDMFKSHPEFFEKVKQFYLSEGFSVDFSSKETVEKINAYVKEKTHGKIDNIVQHLTPDMKMILLTYIYFKGKWDMPFDPKRTRESKFHVDADTTVQVQMMYKNDKFKVFYDTHLSTKVLALDYNDSFSMFLALPDKSITDLEAAISRQDFEKWKNGVTKRKVHVYVPKLSLKTSYTLREILKGMGIHEMFTGNANFTRLSAEGLSVSEVLHKAALDVDEEGTTAAAVTSILLGSAGPNPMNYFVFDHPFMIFIVDHQNSILFMGKIVNPAAE; from the exons atgaaGAGGAGCATCATATATTTCTGGATTTGTTCTTTGGTAATCTTTCATCCAATCGTCCATGGACAGGATGAAGATCCATCACAGAAATCCAACAATCTTCCATTATTGTTGTCCATGAACAATGATTTTGGTTTCCGTCTGTACAAGGGTCTTACGGCAATACCCAAGTATCAGTCCAAGAATATTTTCTTCTCTCCAATAAGTGTGTCAATGGCCCTTTCTGCGCTGTCTTTAGGAGCTGGTGGTGAGACCAAACAGCAGCTTCACCAGGGCATTGGCCATAACAGCTCTGTCTTAGGCACTGAAGAAATGCACAAGACATATCAAAGTCTCTTGGAGGAAATCAACCAGAAGACAGGGGTGGACATTGATGTTGGTACCGCTGTTTATCTGAGTGACATGTTTAAGTCCCATCCTGAGTTTTTTGAGAAGGTAAAGCAGTTTTACCTGTCAGAAGGCTTCTCCGTGGACTTCAGTTCCAAAGAAACCGTAGAAAAGATTAATGCATATGTAAAGGAGAAAACACACGGCAAAATAGATAACATTGTTCAACATCTAACTCCTGATATGAAGATGATCCTTCTCacttacatatattttaaag GAAAATGGGATATGCCATTTGATCCAAAAAGGACCCGTGAGAGTAAATTTCATGTGGATGCTGATACAACCGTTCAAGTACAAATGATGTATAAAAACGATAAATTCAAAGTTTTTTATGACACACACCTCTCCACTAAAGTCCTTGCTCTCGACTACAATGACTCGTTCTCCATGTTTCTGGCTCTCCCAGACAAATCCATCACTGATCTAGAGGCGGCTATTAGTCGTCAAGACTTTGAAAAGTGGAAAAACGGAGTTACAAAAAG AAAAGTTCACGTCTATGTCCCCAAGTTGTCTCTTAAAACCTCATATACCCTAAGGGAGATTTTGAAAGGGATGGGAATACATGAAATGTTCACGGGTAATGCCAACTTCACAAGACTTTCAGCAGAAGGTTTGTCCGTTTCAGAG GTATTGCATAAAGCGGCTCTGGATGTGGATGAAGAAGGAACCACTGCAGCAGCCGTGACTTCAATTCTTTTGGGATCTGCTGGTCCCAATCCAATGAATTATTTTGTATTCGACCATCCATTTATGATCTTCATCGTTGACCACCAAAATTCAATCCTCTTCATGGGAAAAATTGTCAACCCAGCAGCAGAGTAG